The following are from one region of the Capsicum annuum cultivar UCD-10X-F1 chromosome 1, UCD10Xv1.1, whole genome shotgun sequence genome:
- the LOC107850990 gene encoding disease resistance protein At4g27190-like produces MTNMGRTVKLSWLDQQDSVFESFQVFIIGVWGAGGVGKTTLVTNLNNELLKTGVLSRKLSFGVVIWVTVPKPPIDIRKVQAQIASRLNIKIDSEGSDQSISSKICERLEKETSFLLILDDVWEPINLDEVGVSQHAARNKVIITSCFLSVCNQMKSDVEMKVFTLDEGESWQLFAKNVGDIVDLEQIHPLAKEIARECDGLPLAIIVVGSSMRGKTRVELWEDALKSLRMSEPHRKVVEDKVYKVINWSFGSLESQDIQRSKHVNKKRGDIQSCFLYCSLYPAAIPIDDLIHCWWAEGILGEHDTYEEAYNRGITLIESLNDACFLEANKMKIVRARVVNCVKMHDVIRDVDRWIASTFGDENISIFQDGIGLTEISRIKISHSVKRISFVSNEIECLPDCFTKCPKATSLLLQDNYHLKKITHEFFLAFQALRVLNLSQTGIREMPSSINSLCQLRTLNTTALQ; encoded by the exons atgacaaacatgggtcgcacagTGAAACTTTCATGGTTGGACCAACAagattcgg TATTTGAATCCTTTCAGGTGTTCATCATAGGTGTGTGGGGAGCTGGAGGAGTTGGGAAAACAACATTGGTGACTAATCTAAACAATGAGCTCCTAAAGACCGGTGTGTTAAGTCGTAAACTGTCTTTTGGTGTTGTGATATGGGTCACCGTGCCCAAACCGCCAATAGACATAAGAAAGGTTCAAGCACAAATTGCTAGCAGATTAAACATAAAGATAGATAGCGAGGGAAGTGATCAAAGCATTTCAAGCAAAATTTGTGAAAGGCTTGAGAAAGAAACGAGTTTCCTTCTCATACTAGATGATGTTTGGGAACCTATAAATTTGGATGAGGTAGGTGTTTCCCAACATGCTGCAAGAAACAAGGTAATTATAACTTCTTGTTTTTTAAGTGTCTGTAACCAAATGAAATCAGACGTGGAAATGAAGGTTTTCACATTGGACGAGGGTGAATCTTGGCAACTATTTGCCAAAAATGTGGGAGATATTGTCGATCTGGAGCAAATACATCCATTGGCAAAGGAAATTGCAAGAGAGTGTGATGGTTTACCTTTAGCAATCATTGTTGTTGGATCATCCATGAGAGGGAAGACAAGGGTCGAGCTCTGGGAAGATGCTTTGAAATCACTTAGAATGTCCGAACCTCATAGAAAAGTTGTAGAAGATAAGGTTTACAAGGTCATTAACTGGAGTTTTGGTTCTTTAGAATCTCAGGATATTCAAAGAAGCAAACATGTGAACAAAAAGAGAGGCGATATTCAAAGTTGTTTCTTATATTGCTCCTTGTATCCGGCGGCTATTCCGATAGATGATCTCATACATTGCTGGTGGGCAGAGGGGATCCTCGGTGAACATGACACATATGAAGAAGCCTACAACAGGGGAATTACCTTGATTGAGAGCCTAAATGATGCCTGCTTCCTGGAAGCCAATAAGATGAAGATTGTGAGGGCGCGGGTTGTGAATTGTGTTAAAATGCATGACGTGATTCGTGATGTTGATAGATGGATAGCTAGTACCTTTGGGGATGAAAACATTTCTATTTTTCAAGATGGAATTGGGTTGACTGAAATATCACGTATTAAAATATCACATTCTGTCAAGAGAATATCTTTCGTAAGCAACGAAATTGAATGTCTACCTGATTGCTTCACGAAATGTCCAAAGGCAACATCTTTACTTTTGCAAGACAATTATCACCTTAAGAAAATAACCCACGAATTCTTTTTGGCATTTCAAGCTCTAAGAGTTCTGAATCTGAGTCAAACTGGTATTAGAGAAATGCCTTCTTCCATCAATAGTTTATGTCAACTACGTACTCTTAATACTACAGCGTTGCAGTGA